From Zingiber officinale cultivar Zhangliang chromosome 5B, Zo_v1.1, whole genome shotgun sequence, the proteins below share one genomic window:
- the LOC121984232 gene encoding uncharacterized protein LOC121984232 encodes MDDKGNVYVADISNMAIRKITESGVTTIAGGKSNIAGYRDGPSEDAKFSNDFDVIYVGRTCSLLVVDRGNAALRQISLQQEDCQYQYTSVSTSVEVATEVQQESNNVKLIFKRLTDAEMAFSSARKYGWFGPSLLSYHLRYLSSTPDTFADIQQSDNYAALPEHSNLETPGNDSEQLHSCL; translated from the exons ATGGATGACAAAGGGAATGTGTATGTTGCTGATATCTCCAATATGGCTATTCGAAAGATAACTGAATCAG GTGTGACTACTATTGCTGGAGGAAAATCAAATATAGCAGGTTATAGAGATGGCCCGAGTGAGGATGCTAAGTTTTCTAATGACTTTGATGTGATATATGTTGGAAGAACTTGTTCTCTTCTAGTCGTGGACAGGGGTAATGCTGCTCTTCGCCAAATTTCTCTTCAGCAAGAGGACTGCCAATACCAGTATACTTCAGTATCAACATCAG TGGAAGTAGCAACAGAAGTTCAACAGGAGAGCAACAACGTCAAACTAATTTTTAAGCGGCTTACTGATGCCGAGATGGCTTTTAGTAGTGCCAGAAAATATGGATGGTTTGGGCCATCACTTCTCAGTTATCATCTCAGATATCTATCGTCAACACCAGATACTTTTGCTGACATCCAACAATCAGACAATTATGCTGCACTACCAGAACATAGCAACTTGGAAACTCCAG GGAATGATTCTGAacagttgcattcttgcttatga